A genomic stretch from Vibrio coralliilyticus includes:
- the hisS gene encoding histidine--tRNA ligase — MAKKIQAIRGMNDCLPTQSPLWQKLENAVKNVISAYGYSEVRMPIVEMTHLFSRAIGEVTDVVEKEMYTFADRNGDSLTLRPEGTAGCVRSCIENSLIDRSEQRLWYMGPMFRHERPQKGRYRQFHQCGVEVFGLNGPDVDAELIMMTARLWRELGIDKHVRLELNSIGSQADRANYRTALITFLEQHIDVLDDDCKRRMHTNPLRVLDSKNPDVQAILGDAPRLSDYLGEESKEHFAGLCELLDAAGIEYTVNERLVRGLDYYNRTVFEWITESLGAQGTVCGGGRYDGLVEQLGGKSTPAVGFAMGLERLVLMLETLELTDVRRSVDVYMVTAGEGTMMAGLKLAEQLREQVPGIRVMNHFGGGNFKKQFKRADKVGAAVALVLGENEVADNTVVLKDLVGGTQETYSQADVAAKLAELV; from the coding sequence GTGGCAAAGAAAATCCAAGCAATTCGAGGCATGAACGACTGCCTTCCAACTCAATCACCACTGTGGCAGAAACTTGAAAACGCAGTGAAGAATGTAATCAGCGCATACGGTTACAGCGAAGTGCGCATGCCAATCGTTGAGATGACCCATCTGTTTAGCCGTGCTATCGGTGAGGTGACTGATGTGGTTGAAAAGGAAATGTACACCTTTGCAGATCGTAACGGTGACAGTTTAACTCTTCGTCCAGAAGGCACTGCTGGCTGTGTTCGTTCATGTATTGAGAACAGCCTGATTGATCGTTCTGAGCAGCGTCTATGGTACATGGGCCCTATGTTCCGTCACGAACGTCCGCAAAAAGGCCGTTACCGTCAATTTCACCAATGTGGTGTGGAAGTATTCGGGCTTAATGGTCCAGACGTAGATGCTGAACTGATCATGATGACGGCACGTTTGTGGCGTGAGTTGGGGATTGATAAACACGTTCGCCTTGAGTTGAATTCTATTGGTTCACAGGCAGATCGTGCTAACTATCGCACCGCGTTGATTACTTTCCTTGAACAGCATATTGATGTATTGGATGACGACTGTAAACGCCGCATGCATACCAATCCACTGCGTGTACTGGATTCTAAAAATCCAGACGTTCAGGCTATTCTAGGTGATGCGCCACGTCTATCAGATTACTTGGGCGAAGAGTCCAAAGAACATTTTGCTGGTCTTTGTGAACTTCTTGACGCCGCAGGTATCGAATACACAGTCAATGAGCGTTTGGTTCGCGGCCTAGATTACTACAATCGCACTGTGTTCGAGTGGATTACCGAAAGCTTAGGTGCTCAGGGCACTGTATGTGGTGGTGGTCGCTACGATGGCCTGGTTGAACAACTTGGTGGCAAATCGACACCTGCTGTGGGCTTTGCGATGGGGCTTGAGCGTCTAGTTCTTATGCTAGAAACGTTAGAGCTGACGGATGTTCGTCGTTCTGTTGATGTCTATATGGTAACAGCTGGTGAAGGTACCATGATGGCGGGCCTGAAGTTGGCTGAACAATTACGTGAACAGGTTCCGGGGATTCGAGTCATGAACCACTTTGGTGGTGGCAACTTTAAGAAACAATTCAAGCGTGCTGATAAGGTAGGAGCTGCAGTGGCACTGGTTCTTGGTGAGAACGAGGTAGCTGATAACACTGTAGTACTGAAAGACCTAGTTGGTGGTACTCAAGAAACTTATAGCCAAGCGGATGTTGCCGCTAAGCTAGCTGAGTTGGTTTAA
- a CDS encoding YfgM family protein, giving the protein MELYDTEEQQVEAIKDWWKENGKAVIFGAVIGLGGLFGWRYYQDSVTAAQEAASESYTKAVQELAAKGIEGEAALQSFIDANKETQYAVLAALQLAKAQVEAGNLDEALAQLEWAKTATDDPALTSVIAFRLARLKAEQGEFDSAVSELATITDEGWVGRVAELKGDILLRKGDTEGAYAAYNEAQQADDASQTLQMKLDDLAK; this is encoded by the coding sequence GTGGAACTCTACGATACTGAAGAACAACAAGTAGAAGCGATCAAAGATTGGTGGAAAGAAAACGGTAAGGCCGTCATTTTTGGCGCGGTTATCGGTTTAGGCGGTCTATTCGGTTGGCGCTATTATCAAGATTCAGTGACAGCAGCTCAAGAAGCCGCATCTGAAAGCTATACCAAAGCCGTTCAGGAATTGGCAGCGAAAGGTATCGAAGGTGAAGCGGCTCTTCAGAGCTTCATCGATGCTAACAAAGAGACGCAATACGCAGTGCTAGCTGCGCTACAACTGGCTAAAGCTCAGGTTGAAGCAGGCAACTTAGATGAAGCACTGGCACAGTTAGAGTGGGCGAAAACAGCGACGGATGATCCTGCTCTGACTTCTGTGATTGCTTTCCGCCTAGCGCGCTTGAAAGCAGAACAAGGTGAGTTTGATTCTGCCGTGTCTGAGCTAGCAACGATCACAGATGAAGGTTGGGTTGGCCGAGTGGCTGAACTTAAAGGTGATATTCTCCTACGTAAGGGAGATACTGAAGGTGCGTATGCTGCGTATAATGAAGCGCAACAAGCAGATGATGCGAGCCAGACTCTACAAATGAAGCTGGACGATCTAGCTAAATAA
- the bamB gene encoding outer membrane protein assembly factor BamB, which produces MKKMLKKALTAAAILGVLAGCASEEDTIIMAPVPQVESKFTPAIEWSTSVGDGVSNYFSKLSPEYAYGKIFVASRDGVVKALNPENGHTLWQQDLEKNVSARLSGGITAGYSQIFIGSENGQVIALNEETGEVNWRVDVEGEVLAAPATESNLVIVHTATGMLVALDQATGDSKWTISTEVPSLTLRGNSAPVTVSGGVFWGTANGRLAAAIAERGQLIWQQPIATPQGATEIDRLVDVDASPLVLGSTLYIVGYNGQLTAIDLRSGKSVWKRKYSSSTDLASDGGRLYMVTDKDYLVAVDARSGTELWSNEQLEHRLLTAPVLIDGYVVVGDGEGYLHWLDRDTGEFVAQQQLSSSGFAVSPVLVPEGYITVTRDGDVKKLTITK; this is translated from the coding sequence ATGAAAAAAATGCTGAAAAAAGCACTGACTGCTGCTGCGATATTAGGTGTTTTAGCTGGCTGTGCCAGTGAAGAAGACACCATTATCATGGCACCAGTACCTCAGGTTGAAAGTAAATTTACGCCGGCTATCGAATGGAGTACCAGTGTTGGAGATGGGGTATCCAACTACTTCTCTAAACTTTCTCCTGAATACGCTTACGGCAAAATCTTTGTGGCAAGCCGCGATGGTGTTGTTAAGGCGCTTAATCCTGAAAATGGCCATACATTATGGCAACAAGACCTTGAGAAAAATGTTTCAGCCCGTTTATCTGGCGGTATCACTGCAGGTTACAGCCAAATCTTTATTGGTAGTGAAAACGGTCAAGTTATTGCCCTGAATGAAGAGACTGGTGAGGTCAACTGGCGCGTTGATGTGGAAGGTGAAGTGTTAGCGGCGCCTGCAACGGAAAGCAATCTGGTTATTGTCCACACTGCAACAGGTATGTTGGTTGCGCTGGATCAGGCGACGGGCGATAGTAAGTGGACCATTAGTACCGAAGTACCGAGCCTAACTTTGCGAGGTAACAGTGCACCCGTCACCGTATCGGGTGGCGTGTTCTGGGGAACGGCAAATGGCCGCTTGGCTGCTGCGATTGCAGAACGTGGTCAGTTGATCTGGCAACAGCCGATTGCGACACCGCAAGGGGCAACCGAAATTGATCGCTTGGTTGATGTTGATGCATCGCCACTCGTTCTAGGTAGTACTCTATATATTGTTGGCTACAATGGTCAGTTAACAGCAATAGACTTGCGTTCAGGAAAGTCGGTTTGGAAGCGTAAGTATTCTTCGTCAACCGATCTTGCCAGCGATGGTGGTCGTTTGTATATGGTGACAGATAAAGATTATCTGGTTGCGGTAGATGCACGCAGTGGCACAGAGCTGTGGAGTAATGAACAGCTTGAACACCGCTTGCTGACAGCGCCCGTTCTGATTGATGGTTATGTGGTTGTTGGTGACGGTGAAGGTTATCTTCACTGGTTAGATCGTGATACTGGCGAATTTGTTGCTCAGCAGCAACTCAGCAGCAGTGGTTTTGCTGTGTCACCTGTGCTTGTCCCAGAGGGCTACATCACAGTTACTCGTGATGGCGATGTAAAGAAACTGACCATTACCAAGTGA
- the der gene encoding ribosome biogenesis GTPase Der produces the protein MVPVVALVGRPNVGKSTLFNRLTRTRDALVADFPGLTRDRKYGQAKLGEHEFIVIDTGGIDGTEEGVETKMAEQSLAAIDEADVVLFMVDGRAGLTPADIAISNHLRKIEKPSMLVVNKVDGIDADAASADFWQLGVENMYQIAAAHGRGVGALIDRALNPFAEKMAEEAQGEIEDLTDFIDEEEKLDYTEEEAEAEFQRLQDQPIKLAIIGRPNVGKSTLTNRILGEERVVVYDMPGTTRDSIYIPMERDGREYVLIDTAGVRRRKRINETVEKFSVVKTLKAVEDANVVLLVIDARENISDQDLSLLGFALNAGRSIVIAVNKWDGLDMDVKEHVKKELDRRLGFVDFARIHFISALHGTGVGHLFESVQEAYKSATTRVGTSVLTRIMKMATEDHQPPLVRGRRVKLKYAHAGGYNPPIVVIHGNQVNELPDSYKRYLMNYYRKSLEIMGTPIRIQFQSSENPFEGKSNKMTLSQERKRKRLMSMMKNRKK, from the coding sequence ATGGTACCTGTTGTTGCTCTGGTAGGGCGTCCAAACGTTGGTAAATCAACGTTGTTTAATCGACTGACTCGCACGCGTGACGCATTAGTCGCGGACTTCCCTGGCTTAACTCGTGACCGTAAATATGGCCAAGCTAAGCTTGGTGAACACGAATTTATTGTGATTGACACTGGCGGTATCGACGGTACTGAAGAAGGCGTTGAAACCAAAATGGCAGAGCAGTCACTGGCCGCGATTGATGAAGCAGACGTAGTTCTGTTTATGGTGGATGGCCGTGCCGGCCTGACTCCTGCTGATATTGCCATTTCTAACCACCTGCGCAAAATTGAAAAGCCTTCAATGTTGGTTGTGAACAAGGTTGATGGTATTGATGCAGATGCAGCATCGGCTGATTTCTGGCAGCTAGGTGTGGAAAACATGTACCAAATCGCTGCAGCGCATGGCCGTGGTGTTGGTGCTCTGATTGATCGTGCACTCAATCCTTTTGCAGAGAAAATGGCCGAGGAAGCGCAGGGTGAAATTGAAGATCTGACCGACTTCATCGATGAAGAAGAGAAGCTCGATTACACCGAAGAAGAAGCTGAAGCTGAATTCCAGCGCTTACAGGATCAACCTATCAAGCTGGCTATCATCGGTCGTCCAAATGTGGGGAAATCGACGTTAACAAACCGTATTCTTGGTGAAGAGCGCGTAGTCGTGTACGACATGCCGGGCACAACGCGTGATTCTATCTATATTCCAATGGAACGTGATGGCCGTGAATACGTACTGATTGATACCGCAGGTGTTCGTCGCCGTAAGCGTATCAACGAAACAGTAGAGAAGTTTTCGGTTGTTAAAACGCTCAAAGCCGTAGAAGACGCGAATGTTGTACTTCTTGTGATTGATGCGCGTGAAAATATCTCTGATCAAGACTTAAGCTTGCTTGGTTTTGCATTGAACGCTGGCCGTTCGATTGTGATTGCGGTCAATAAGTGGGATGGTCTGGATATGGACGTAAAAGAGCACGTGAAGAAAGAGTTAGACCGTCGTCTTGGCTTTGTTGACTTTGCTCGTATCCACTTTATTTCTGCACTTCATGGTACAGGTGTTGGTCATTTGTTTGAATCAGTACAAGAAGCCTATAAATCGGCGACAACCCGAGTGGGTACATCTGTCCTGACCCGTATAATGAAGATGGCGACTGAAGATCACCAGCCGCCTTTGGTTCGTGGTCGTCGTGTGAAACTTAAGTATGCACACGCTGGTGGTTACAACCCGCCAATCGTAGTCATTCATGGCAACCAAGTTAATGAGCTACCAGACTCTTACAAGCGTTACTTGATGAACTATTACCGTAAGTCATTGGAAATCATGGGGACGCCGATTCGTATTCAGTTCCAGAGTAGTGAGAACCCATTTGAAGGTAAATCGAACAAGATGACCCTTTCTCAGGAGCGCAAACGTAAGCGCTTAATGAGTATGATGAAAAATCGCAAAAAATAA
- a CDS encoding alanyl-tRNA editing protein, which produces MSVTPTITRFCHQIWQLTSSIQLVKQGENALYVITEVTPFHPVSHIWPDHPADKGRIERYEVKDCVVGAVELSSGELYVDKDIPVKRDTQGWVFVVVHCLEESAINLRLGQEVTLVVDKAYQQALSRGHSAGHIAFLALNKVLVEHGYWRKDADRKDPHGNYDFNSYAQETSYVSEDQCVDTYRLGKTLRKRGLNSADVLKDLVQIQVLVNQQIEQWLSLEAKISIKCYGESLTDSRYWQCDLGEGSVAEIPCGGTHAKSLNEYKAIRVSFTQLDTQNIEMRTNVIAA; this is translated from the coding sequence ATGTCAGTGACACCGACGATTACACGTTTTTGCCATCAGATCTGGCAACTTACATCTTCTATTCAACTTGTTAAGCAGGGAGAAAATGCACTCTATGTCATCACAGAGGTGACACCGTTTCATCCCGTGAGTCATATATGGCCTGATCACCCAGCAGATAAGGGAAGGATAGAGAGGTACGAGGTTAAAGATTGTGTAGTGGGAGCGGTTGAGTTGAGCAGCGGTGAGCTCTACGTGGATAAGGACATTCCAGTCAAGCGAGACACACAGGGCTGGGTATTTGTCGTAGTGCATTGTTTGGAAGAGTCTGCAATAAACCTTCGCCTCGGTCAGGAAGTCACATTAGTTGTAGATAAAGCTTATCAGCAAGCCTTGAGCAGGGGACATAGCGCAGGACATATCGCATTTTTGGCGCTCAATAAGGTCTTAGTAGAGCATGGATATTGGCGTAAAGATGCTGATCGCAAGGACCCTCACGGTAACTATGACTTTAATAGCTATGCTCAGGAAACCAGTTATGTGAGTGAAGATCAGTGTGTCGATACCTACCGCTTAGGGAAAACTTTGCGCAAACGAGGTTTGAACAGCGCAGATGTGTTAAAAGACCTTGTACAGATACAGGTGTTGGTTAACCAACAAATAGAACAATGGTTATCCTTAGAGGCAAAAATCAGTATAAAGTGCTACGGAGAGTCTTTAACAGACTCACGCTATTGGCAATGTGATCTTGGTGAAGGGAGCGTAGCTGAAATTCCATGTGGCGGCACGCATGCTAAAAGTCTTAATGAATACAAAGCGATTAGGGTGAGTTTTACTCAACTTGATACACAAAATATCGAAATGCGTACCAATGTAATAGCAGCATGA
- a CDS encoding zinc ribbon domain-containing protein: MEWQGHYRCSDCASNYTKVGYCPDCNKQLEKIQACGAASYFCHSCNELKSKSKVRIEFIKQS; the protein is encoded by the coding sequence CTGGAATGGCAAGGTCACTATCGCTGTAGTGATTGTGCAAGTAATTACACCAAAGTTGGTTACTGTCCAGATTGTAATAAGCAACTAGAGAAAATCCAAGCGTGTGGAGCAGCGAGCTATTTTTGCCATTCCTGCAATGAATTAAAATCCAAGTCAAAAGTACGGATTGAATTTATCAAACAGAGTTAG
- the xseA gene encoding exodeoxyribonuclease VII large subunit, translating into MSSLTNQNIFTVSRLNSEVRLLLENEMGIVWLVGEISNFSSPVSGHWYFTLKDSRAQVKCAMFRGNNRRVTFKPQSGNQVLVKARLSLYEPRGDYQLIVESMQPEGDGRLQQQFDELKMKLAGEGLFAQSNKKPLPEHPKCVGVITSKTGAALFDILDVLKRRDPSLPIVVYPTLVQGEDAAIQIAQAIGCANSRNECDVLIVGRGGGSLEDLWCFNNEIVARTIAASQIPIISAVGHEIDVTIADFVADMRAPTPSAAAEIVSRDNSHKAEAINSRKHKLQSAIRYYLTQQKQTTATLLHRLERQHPTHQLQRQSQQLDDLSLRLQRSMENYLSSRRQNIERQHYKLQLHSPVTKLREQKLALQRLEQKLTDALDRKLLKSRHQLALAAEKLDTVSPLATLKRGYSITQDTSGKVLTSATETRSGDTLVTRVSDGEIRSTVI; encoded by the coding sequence GTGTCATCTCTGACCAATCAAAACATCTTCACTGTTTCTCGTCTTAATTCTGAAGTTCGCCTATTACTAGAAAATGAAATGGGTATTGTGTGGTTGGTCGGTGAAATCTCAAACTTCTCTTCGCCAGTTTCAGGCCATTGGTATTTTACCCTCAAAGACTCCCGTGCCCAGGTCAAGTGCGCCATGTTTCGTGGTAACAATCGACGAGTCACATTCAAGCCACAGAGTGGTAATCAAGTCTTAGTCAAAGCTCGTTTATCCTTGTATGAACCGCGCGGCGATTATCAATTGATTGTTGAGAGTATGCAGCCAGAGGGTGATGGCAGGCTTCAGCAACAGTTTGATGAATTGAAGATGAAACTTGCCGGAGAAGGACTATTTGCCCAGAGCAATAAAAAGCCTTTACCTGAGCACCCTAAGTGTGTCGGTGTCATCACATCCAAAACAGGCGCAGCACTATTTGATATTCTAGATGTCCTTAAAAGACGTGATCCTTCATTACCTATCGTGGTTTACCCGACATTGGTGCAAGGAGAAGATGCGGCGATTCAGATCGCACAGGCGATAGGGTGTGCAAATAGCCGAAACGAATGTGACGTGTTGATTGTAGGTCGTGGTGGTGGCTCTTTAGAAGATCTTTGGTGCTTCAACAACGAAATTGTCGCACGTACAATCGCAGCCAGCCAAATACCTATTATCAGTGCTGTTGGTCATGAAATTGATGTGACTATCGCGGATTTTGTTGCGGACATGCGCGCACCAACTCCATCTGCCGCTGCCGAAATAGTCAGTCGAGATAATAGCCACAAAGCAGAGGCCATCAATTCACGTAAACACAAATTGCAAAGTGCGATTCGATACTACTTGACGCAGCAAAAGCAAACGACTGCAACGTTATTGCATAGACTGGAACGTCAGCACCCAACTCACCAGTTACAACGTCAAAGCCAACAGCTTGATGATTTGTCACTGCGCCTTCAACGATCAATGGAAAACTACCTATCCTCACGCAGACAAAATATAGAACGCCAACACTACAAACTACAGCTTCACTCTCCTGTCACAAAACTTCGCGAGCAAAAACTGGCGTTACAAAGGCTTGAACAAAAGCTTACGGATGCCTTGGACAGAAAGCTGTTAAAATCACGTCATCAGCTGGCGCTCGCGGCTGAAAAGCTCGATACCGTCAGTCCACTTGCCACATTAAAACGTGGATACTCTATTACTCAGGATACATCTGGAAAGGTTCTAACCAGCGCCACAGAAACAAGATCGGGCGACACCTTGGTCACCCGTGTATCTGACGGCGAAATACGCTCAACCGTTATCTAA
- the guaB gene encoding IMP dehydrogenase gives MLRIAKEALTFDDVLLVPAHSTVLPNTADLRTQLTKNITLNIPMISASMDTVTEARLAIALAQEGGIGFIHKNMSIEQQAQMVHQVKIYEAGVVSHPVTVNPDATIADVVALTEKHGFAGFPVVTDNNELVGIITGRDVRFVTDLSKKVEVVMTPKERLAAVKEGATREEVQEKMHEARVEKVLVVNDEFQLTGMITAKDFHKAERKPNACKDAQGRLRVGAAVGAGAANEERVAALVEAGVDVLLIDSSHGHSEGVLNRIRETRAAYPDLDIIGGNVATGAGAKALIEAGVSAVKVGIGPGSICTTRIVTGVGVPQVTAIADAAEVANEYGIPVIADGGIRFSGDICKAIVAGASCVMVGSMFAGTEEAPGEVILYNGRSYKAYRGMGSLGAMSQGSSDRYFQSDNAADKLVPEGIEGRIAYKGRLKEIVHQQMGGLRSSMGLTGSATVEDMRTKAEFVRISGAGMKESHVHDVQITKEAPNYRLG, from the coding sequence ATGCTAAGAATTGCCAAAGAAGCGCTGACATTCGATGATGTACTACTCGTGCCAGCTCACTCCACCGTTCTCCCAAACACAGCTGATCTTCGCACTCAGTTGACTAAGAACATCACTCTAAACATCCCAATGATTTCAGCGTCTATGGACACTGTTACTGAAGCTCGTCTAGCTATCGCGCTAGCGCAAGAGGGTGGCATTGGCTTTATCCACAAGAATATGTCTATTGAGCAACAAGCTCAGATGGTTCATCAGGTTAAGATTTACGAAGCTGGCGTGGTTTCACACCCGGTTACTGTAAACCCTGATGCAACAATTGCAGACGTTGTGGCTCTAACAGAAAAGCATGGTTTTGCAGGTTTCCCTGTCGTAACTGATAACAATGAGCTGGTGGGTATCATCACTGGCCGTGACGTTCGTTTCGTAACTGACCTTTCTAAGAAAGTAGAAGTGGTTATGACGCCTAAAGAGCGTCTAGCAGCAGTAAAAGAAGGGGCTACTCGTGAAGAAGTGCAAGAGAAAATGCATGAAGCACGTGTTGAGAAAGTACTGGTCGTGAACGATGAGTTCCAACTAACCGGTATGATTACAGCAAAAGATTTCCATAAAGCAGAACGTAAACCAAACGCATGTAAAGATGCGCAAGGTCGTCTACGTGTTGGTGCAGCAGTTGGTGCGGGCGCGGCTAACGAAGAGCGTGTTGCAGCCTTGGTTGAAGCGGGTGTTGACGTTCTACTTATCGACTCTTCTCATGGTCATTCTGAAGGCGTACTAAACCGTATTCGAGAAACTCGTGCGGCTTACCCAGATCTAGATATCATTGGCGGTAACGTTGCAACCGGTGCTGGTGCTAAAGCACTGATCGAAGCAGGTGTCAGTGCGGTGAAAGTGGGCATCGGCCCTGGTTCTATCTGTACCACTCGTATCGTAACAGGTGTGGGTGTTCCTCAGGTTACTGCTATTGCAGATGCAGCTGAAGTTGCGAACGAATATGGCATTCCAGTTATTGCCGATGGCGGTATCCGTTTCTCCGGTGATATCTGTAAAGCTATCGTTGCTGGCGCATCATGTGTGATGGTTGGCTCAATGTTCGCGGGTACAGAAGAGGCACCAGGTGAAGTCATTCTATACAACGGCCGTTCTTACAAAGCTTACCGTGGTATGGGCTCTCTGGGCGCTATGTCTCAAGGCTCATCTGATCGTTACTTCCAATCTGACAACGCAGCAGACAAGCTTGTACCTGAAGGTATCGAAGGTCGTATTGCGTACAAAGGTCGTTTAAAAGAGATCGTTCACCAACAAATGGGTGGTCTACGTTCAAGCATGGGCCTTACAGGCAGTGCAACCGTTGAAGATATGCGCACCAAAGCTGAATTTGTACGTATTTCGGGCGCTGGCATGAAAGAGTCTCATGTACACGACGTTCAAATTACCAAGGAAGCACCAAACTACCGTCTAGGTTAA
- the guaA gene encoding glutamine-hydrolyzing GMP synthase, protein MTKNIHDQRILILDFGSQYTQLVARRVREIGVYCELWSWDVEEADIREFNPDGIILSGGPESVTEDNSPRAPQYVFDSGVPVLGVCYGMQTMAEQLGGKVAGSTEREFGYAQVKVSGESALFKDLEATQDVWMSHGDKVVEIPADFVKVGETDTCPYAAMANEEKKYYGVQFHPEVTHTKQGKQMLENFVLGVCGCEGLWTSESIIEDAVARIKEQVGDDEVILGLSGGVDSSVVAMLVHRAIGDKLTCVFVDNGLLRLNEGQQVMDMFGDQFGLNIIKVDAEERFLAALEGKSDPEEKRKTIGHVFVDVFDEESKKLKNAKWLAQGTIYPDVIESAASKTGKAHVIKSHHNVGGLPDDMEMGLVEPLRELFKDEVRKIGLELGLPYNMLYRHPFPGPGLGVRVLGEIKKEYCDLLRRADAIFIEELHAADLYNKVSQAFTVFLPVRSVGVMGDGRKYDWVVSLRAVETIDFMTAHWAHLPYDFLGKVSNRIINEVDGISRVVYDISGKPPATIEWE, encoded by the coding sequence ATGACTAAAAATATTCATGACCAACGTATTCTGATCTTGGACTTCGGTTCTCAGTACACTCAGCTAGTCGCACGCCGTGTACGTGAAATCGGTGTTTACTGTGAACTGTGGAGCTGGGACGTTGAAGAAGCGGATATTCGTGAATTCAATCCAGACGGTATCATCCTATCTGGTGGTCCAGAAAGCGTAACGGAAGACAACTCTCCACGCGCGCCTCAATATGTATTTGACTCTGGTGTGCCAGTACTCGGTGTATGTTACGGCATGCAAACGATGGCTGAACAGCTAGGTGGTAAAGTTGCCGGTTCAACAGAGCGTGAATTCGGCTATGCACAAGTCAAAGTTTCTGGTGAATCGGCACTGTTTAAAGATCTTGAAGCAACTCAAGATGTTTGGATGAGCCACGGTGACAAAGTGGTAGAAATTCCAGCGGACTTCGTAAAAGTCGGTGAGACAGACACTTGTCCTTATGCGGCAATGGCCAATGAAGAGAAGAAATACTACGGTGTTCAGTTCCACCCTGAAGTAACGCACACTAAGCAAGGCAAGCAAATGCTTGAGAACTTTGTTCTTGGCGTATGTGGTTGTGAAGGGCTTTGGACTTCAGAATCGATCATTGAAGATGCCGTTGCGCGTATCAAAGAGCAGGTAGGTGACGATGAAGTCATCCTAGGCCTGTCGGGCGGTGTGGATTCATCTGTCGTTGCGATGCTGGTTCACCGTGCAATCGGTGACAAACTAACTTGTGTATTCGTTGATAACGGCCTGCTTCGTCTTAACGAAGGTCAGCAAGTTATGGATATGTTTGGCGATCAATTCGGTCTGAACATCATCAAAGTTGACGCAGAAGAGCGTTTCCTTGCAGCTCTTGAAGGTAAGTCGGATCCAGAAGAGAAGCGTAAGACTATCGGTCACGTATTTGTCGACGTATTCGATGAAGAATCTAAGAAGCTGAAAAATGCGAAGTGGCTTGCTCAGGGTACTATCTACCCAGACGTCATCGAGTCAGCGGCATCTAAGACAGGTAAAGCACACGTAATCAAATCTCACCATAATGTTGGCGGTCTGCCAGACGATATGGAGATGGGGCTTGTTGAGCCACTGCGTGAGCTGTTCAAAGATGAAGTTCGTAAGATTGGCCTAGAGCTAGGTTTGCCTTACAACATGCTTTACCGCCATCCATTCCCAGGTCCTGGTCTAGGGGTTCGTGTTCTTGGCGAAATCAAGAAAGAGTACTGTGACTTGCTACGTCGTGCAGATGCTATCTTCATTGAAGAGCTACATGCAGCGGATCTTTACAACAAAGTATCGCAAGCCTTCACGGTATTCCTACCTGTACGCTCTGTTGGTGTAATGGGGGATGGCCGTAAATACGATTGGGTGGTTTCTCTGCGCGCAGTGGAAACGATCGACTTTATGACGGCACATTGGGCGCACCTACCATACGATTTCCTTGGTAAAGTATCTAACCGTATTATCAACGAAGTTGACGGTATTTCGCGTGTGGTTTACGACATTTCGGGTAAGCCACCAGCGACCATCGAGTGGGAATAA